Proteins from one Primulina huaijiensis isolate GDHJ02 chromosome 18, ASM1229523v2, whole genome shotgun sequence genomic window:
- the LOC140964068 gene encoding uncharacterized protein, protein MADSNPVDGILDFLRRNKFGKAEAALRSELSNRPDLNGILEKLTLNDNEPAGMSGEEANAGKVVEEDRKAISCRHGGEGLDDSKILSSAEASEEIIVKEVECGTWKNASEGKWKSCGSVGERSKLSEFVGISDKNFTFSKTADDAVLDLYSWSYSTNNSPVPSYQNDGDNANENNLLGFRVTGKASMNSAEALEICNVNSESGENCFSSEKGLFWPGSVSDSIVEMRHKSDKSELKEVDQQREPSITSSKNDIVGNSWSKSDVSAHLPFPIKTVFPFSREGTSTSYDCPVSIVDKKEEKRKFEQNDSRTAIKEQVDEVGRALYFGKTQGVPKGFDELEFHLASENRKEELPRLAPVRLNSEDKSFNIHWEEKYERDDSDAKILNADNAYLIGSFLDVPIGQDVNHSGKRTGGSWLSVSQGITEDASDLVSGFATIGDGLSECIDYPNEYWDSDEYEDDDDDGYMRQPIEDEAWFLAHEIDYPSDNEKVTGHGSVPDLKEREQEKDDEDDRSFADEDSYFSGEQYSLSKNVDPAVSSDDPLGLTKKEIYQKSNENGLIGPYDGKLMDEVELSLMRTEPVWQGFVAQTNELRMLRDGKVVDDRGKPNLDDICLDDDQHGSVRSIGVGVCSDAADVGSEVRDSLVGGSGEEDIEHFHYHSGGFNGSGHSLHESDKNTGERSKKQMHGTMKDSSDSYVKCNDRNAYKQAKSHMDGGFSFPPPRDGKLVQASSGKSLLSNKDTAVNGVGEESVVTNGDIFLSRRRKSSDSSPYKSSREGTNAYAGESANSSPSSLSKYGYIENELAKKEKDASIEDGRGEDPSALLEDEEAAAVQEQVKQIKAQEEEFETFDLKIVHRKNRTGFEEDKNFNVVLNSVIAGRYHVTEYLGSAAFSKAIQAHDLHTGIDVCVKIIKNNKDFFDQSLDEIKLLKYVNKHDPADKYHLLRLYDYFYYREHLLIVCELLKANLYEFHKFNRESGGEVYFTMPRLQSITIQCLEALQFLHGLGLIHCDLKPENILVKSYSRCEVKVIDLGSSCFETDHLCSYVQSRSYRAPEVILGLPYDKKIDIWSLGCILAELCTGNVLFQNDSAGTLLARVIGIIGPIDQELLAKGRDTFKYFTKNHMLYERNQDTNKLEYLIPKKSSLRHRLPMGDQGFIDFVARLLETNPKKRPSAMEALKHPWLQYPYEPISS, encoded by the exons ATGGCTGATTCTAATCCCGTTGATGGGATACTAGACTTTCTGCGAAGGAACAAATTTGGAAAGGCGGAGGCTGCTTTACGCAGTGAATTGAGCAATAGACCCGATTTGAACGGGATTCTTGAGAAGCTTACTCTTAATGATAATGAGCCAGCTGGTATGTCAGGAGAAGAAGCGAATGCAGGAAAAGTGGTGGAAGAGGATCGGAAGGCGATAAGTTGTCGACATGGTGGAGAAGGTTTGGATGATTCGAAGATTTTGAGTAGTGCTGAGGCTTCTGAGGAGATAATTGTGAAAGAGGTGGAGTGTGGAACATGGAAAAATGCGTCCGAGGGCAAGTGGAAAAGTTGTGGTAGTGTTGGAGAACGGAGTAAGCTCAGTGAGTTTGTTGGAATCAGTGATAAAAATTTTACCTTCTCCAAAACTGCTGATGATGCTGTGCTTGATTTGTATTCATGGAGTTATAGCACAAACAATAGTCCAGTTCCTTCATATCAAAATGATGGTGACAATGCcaatgaaaataatttattgGGATTCCGGGTTACTGGGAAGGCGTCGATGAATTCAGCTGAGGCTCTTGAGATTTGTAATGTTAATTCCGAATCTGGGGAAAATTGCTTTTCTAGTGAGAAGGGATTGTTTTGGCCTGGTAGTGTTAGTGACTCCATTGTAGAAATGAGGCACAAGAGTGATAAAAGTGAGCTCAAGGAAGTTGATCAACAAAGAGAGCCTAGCATTACAAGCTCTAAAAATGACATTGTGGGTAATTCCTGGTCCAAAAGTGATGTATCTGCCCATCTGCCTTTTCCCATCAAAACTGTTTTTCCCTTCTCCAGGGAAGGTACTTCAACCAGTTATGATTGTCCTGTCTCCATTGTTGATAAAAAGGAggagaaaagaaaatttgaacaaaacgACTCCAGGACAGCTATAAAGGAGCAAGTGGATGAGGTGGGAAGAGCTCTGTACTTTGGGAAGACTCAGGGTGTGCCAAAAGGTTTTGATGAATTAGAATTTCATCTTGCATCCGAGAACCGAAAGGAAGAGTTGCCAAGGCTAGCACCAGTAAGACTTAACTCAGAAGACAAGTCTTTCAATATCCATTGGGAGGAGAAATATGAGCGTGATGATAGTGATGCAAAGATTTTAAATGCTGACAACGCTTATCTCATTGGATCATTTCTCGATGTGCCTATAGGCCAAGATGTCAATCATTCAG GGAAACGGACAGGAGGGAGTTGGCTCTCTGTGAGTCAAGGCATTACCGAGGATGCTTCTGACCTTGTTTCTGGTTTTGCAACTATTGGTGATGGATTGAGTGAATGCATCGACTATCCCAATGAGTACTGGGACTCTGATGAGTATGAAGACGATGACGACGATGGATATATGAGGCAACCTATTGAAGATGAGGCCTGGTTTCTGGCTCATGAAATTGATTACCCGAGCGACAACGAAAAGGTTACAGGTCATGGAAGTGTTCCGGACCTTAAAGAAAGGGAGCAGGAGAAGGACGATGAAGATGATCGGTCATTTGCTGATGAGGATTCTTACTTCTCTGGAGAGCAGTATTCGCTCTCAAAAAATGTTGATCCAGCTGTATCTTCAGATGATCCTCTTGGTTTGACAAAGAAGGAGATTTACCAGAAAAGTAATGAGAATGGGTTGATTGGTCCATATGATGGGAAGTTGATGGATGAGGTGGAGCTAAGTTTAATGCGCACAGAGCCTGTCTGGCAGGGCTTTGTCGCTCAGACTAATGAACTAAGAATGCTAAGAGATGGAAAGGTCGTGGATGATCGTGGAAAGCCAAATCTGGATGATATCTGCTTGGATGATGATCAGCATGGTTCAGTTAGGTCTATTGGTGTTGGAGTCTGCAGTGATGCTGCAGACGTAGGCAGTGAAGTGCGGGACAGTTTGGTTGGAGGTAGTGGTGAAGAGGACATAGAGCACTTTCACTATCACAGTGGTGGTTTCAATGGATCTGGACACTCACTGCATGAATCAGATAAGAACACTGGTGAAAGATCCAAGAAACAGATGCACGGAACAATGAAAGATAGTTCTGACAGTTATGTAAAGTGTAATGACAGGAATGCATATAAACAGGCAAAAAGCCACATGGATGGGGGCTTTTCTTTTCCTCCTCCTAGAGATGGGAAGTTGGTGCAAGCAAGTTCTGGTAAATCTTTGTTGTCAAACAAGGACACTGCAGTCAATGGTGTGGGTGAAGAGTCTGTAGTGACTAATGGTGACATATTTTTATCAAGAAGACGTAAAAGCAGCGACTCTTCTCCGTATAAGAGTTCAAGGGAAGGAACTAATGCTTATGCTGGGGAATCAGCAAATTCTAGTCCTTCTTCTCTTTCAAAGTATGGTTATATCGAAAATGAACTTGCAAAGAAAGAAAAGGATGCTTCCATAGAAGATGGAAGAGGAGAAGATCCTTCGGCATTGTTGGAGGATGAGGAAGCTGCTGCTGTGCAAGAGCAAGTGAAGCAGATCAAAGCACAAGAGGAGGAGTTTGAAACCTTCGATTTGAAGATTGTTCACAGGAAAAACAG AACTGGCTTTGAGGAGGACAAAAACTTTAATGTTGTTTTAAATTCGGTCATCGCTGGGCGCTATCATGTTACCGAGTATCTTGGATCAGCTGCATTCAGCAAAGCCATTCAGGCACATGACCTTCACACAGGCATTGATGTTTGTGTGAAGATCATAAAGAACAACAAGGATTTTTTCGATCAGAGCCTTGATGAAATCAAGCTTCTCAAGTATGTGAACAAACATGATCCTGCTGACAAGTATCATCTTCTTCGATTGTATGACTATTTCTATTATCGA GAACATTTGTTGATTGTATGTGAACTGCTTAAAGCAAACCTGTATGAGTTTCACAAATTCAACAGAGAATCTGGAGGAGAAGTCTACTTTACAATGCCAAGACTGCAG TCAATTACAATTCAATGCTTGGAAGCACTTCAGTTCTTGCACGGTCTTGGCCTCATACATTGTGACCTGAAGCCTGAGAATATATTGGTTAAAAGTTACAGTAGATGTGAGGTGAAGGTTATTGATCTTGGAAGTAGTTGTTTTGAGACGGATCACCTTTGCTCATATGTTCAATCTAGGTCCTACCGTGCTCCGGAGGTCATTTTGGGGCTTCCATATGACAAAAAGATCGATATTTGGTCCCTCGGCTGTATCTTGGCTGAACTTTGCACAGGCAAT GTGCTTTTTCAAAATGATTCTGCTGGCACTCTACTTGCTCGAGTAATTGGAATCATAGGCCCGATCGACCAAGAGTTGCTTGCAAAGGGACGAGATACATTCAAATATTTCACCAAAAATCACATGCTTTATGAAAGAAACCAG GACACTAACAAACTGGAGTATTTGATACCCAAAAAGTCATCCTTGAGACATAGGTTGCCAATGGGAGATCAAGGCTTCATCGACTTTGTTGCGCGTCTGCTCGAAACAAACCCAAAGAAGCGGCCTTCTGCAATGGAAGCATTAAAACATCCATGGTTACAATATCCATATGAACCAATATCTtcttaa